A single genomic interval of Lathyrus oleraceus cultivar Zhongwan6 chromosome 7, CAAS_Psat_ZW6_1.0, whole genome shotgun sequence harbors:
- the LOC127104514 gene encoding eukaryotic translation initiation factor 4 gamma-like has translation MTSEAFKLKDLSEEVCNEFIRDTGERLQAQLVREVEEKALREAEEKPLLEEEQRVREAAEKAVAVAAAAEAEAKAKADAEEVAHIVAEEAAKASTDALTQGEQSNSGFAPLVLKTLEELQKEQQISPKKGENKNSSDENISKPLDALRTLIS, from the exons atgacatctgaggctTTCAAACTGAAAGACCTCTCTGAAGAAGTCTGCAACGAATTTATCAGAGACACTGGAGAAAGGCTTCAGGCACAACTGGTCAGAGAGGTAGAGGAAAAGGCCCTAAGAGAAGCAGAAGAGAAGCCTCTCCTGGAAGAAGAGCAACGGGTtagagaagctgcagagaaggcTGTTGCTGTGGcggctgctgctgaagctgaggcaAAAGCAAAAGCCGACGCTGAAGAAGTAGCACACATAGTTGCGGAAGAAGCTGCAAAGGCTAGCACcgatgctctgactcagggggagcaatCAAACTCTGGCTTCGCTCCTCTGGTTCTGAAGACTCTAGAAGAGCTGCAGAAGGAGCAACAGATA TCAcccaaaaagggggagaataaaaacagctctgatgaaaatatatCTAAGCCTCTTGATGCACTGCGTACATTAATATCTTAA